The genomic interval ttttttttttttgaatagtatactttttcaattttatttttaaaaataacataaatatatacatataggtaaGAGCATCATAATAGTGTTCTTTAAgaaacataaatatattttttattttagggaTATTGACAGCTAAACTCTCATTCTGTTTTGGTTTGTACCCTTCTGTTTAAAAATCATAGTTAAGTGTTACAGAcggtattaattttaaaaaataattataaatatttaaaaaataaaaaataaaaaaaataattttaaaaatattttcttttaaagatattaGCCGCTAAACCACttaaactttaaattttttaatacttaattacaaaaattaatttttgagatAATAGCCTTCAATATcccaactaataataataataataataattttttttttaaaaaaaaaaaagaaagaaagaaagaggaaAGGCAAACCCTTAAAGGACAATTCTGAAAGAcgtaaaccctaaaaccctgaTTTGCTTCCACTCACTCTAACTATTTCTCTCAACGCCGGCGGCCCTCAAAGCAGGTATTGAATCATCAACTTTGATTGCAATTTAGAGTTGAGCTTTGTTGATTTCAGCTATATTAATTGGTTATCACTTCTTTGGGTCTCTCTAATTAATAGATACGTCAAGAATGAGGGTTTTCTTTTGGAATTTCATACTCTTTCGCTAAAGTTTATTTCTTGTTTTTGTTGGGGAAATTTTGTTATCTTTCGTTCGATTGTCTATTGTCTACGATTTGTGTGATTTATTTTGTGTTACTTGTTGTTGAAAATTGTTGTTAAATTTCTGAAAaatcttaaatttgaataaaactggtttagatgaagaagaagaaggtcaAGACTGGTGGTGAATCGACCACTGTTGTTGATTTGAAGTCTTTAATTCATCAACATTCACTGTTCTTTGATAAGTTGGTTGAGCTTATACCTGCTAAGTTTTATCTACCTACCGATGACAAGGATAAGCCCTGGTATCAGGGTCTTAGCAAGGCCCAAAAGGCTTCAGCCAAGAAGGAAGCTAGGGAGAACATTAAGAAAGCTCGAAGGAATCGATTAGATCCCGATAAGTCTTCTGCAACAACCCTTGATTTGCTCAAGGAAAGCTTGGAGAAGGAGAAAAAGGATGTTGAGAGTGATGATGAAGTTAAAGCTGAGACTAAACCTGTTTTGTCTGGTTTGGATGATGATAATAGGTCAGTTACATATGAAGAGCTAAGACAACGGTTGCGTCGTAGAATTGAAGAGTTTGAGTCTACTCGGAGCAATGGTGGCTCGGAGCCTAGAATAACCAAGAGGTATGAGAGGAATGAGAGGAGAAGCATTGAGTATAAGAAGCGTAAAAGGGAAGGTGAGTTTGGAGACAAGGCAGCTAAACCTGATGTTTCGAAGAAGAAAGTAGAGGAAGATGTTGAAGAAGCCTCAAAGGTGCTTTCATTTGGTCATGTTAAGCTCAGTAATGATGAAGAgcatgagaagaagaagaggagggtTTCAAAAGCGAGGGAACTTGAGAGAGCAAAGAAGTTGGAGGAAGCGAAGAATGATCCAGAGAAAGGAGAGATTATCTCAAAGAAGCATTCTTGGGATGCTGCAACGAGTAGAGCTGCTGGGAAAAAGGTTCATGATGATCCCAAGCTGTTGAAACAGAGCTTAAACAAGGATAAGAAGAGGCAACAGAAGAATGCCGAGAAGTGGAAGGAAAGGATTCAAACGACTGAGAAATTGAAATCAGAGAGACAGCAGAAGAGGTCACAGAACATAGAGCAGAAGAAACAGGATAAGAAGATGCGCCGAATCGCTAAGAGGGAAAAGAAGCTCATGCGGCCGGGATTTGAAGGTCGGAAGGAGGGTTTTATCAATGACAAATCAACTTAATAATTAGATTGGCTTGCTATAACCATTATGAAAAGCTTGAGATTCACAAGAACTGGTAAAACAGATTATAAATATGTTTTTCTCACAAATTGGTTAGCCTATTTGTCTTACATTATAGTTgattttggttcatcttattcTGTTGCTGCTTAAATTTTACTACTGCTCTGATGTTTTTTCTTGGCGCCTTTGCCACATATCAATTACAGTTTTCGAATTCAGGagtttacgtgattatttatttatttaaacttgCCAAAGTGTTTAGATTAGAACATAGCTTTTGGCAATAGGATGTGTTGTGTATGTCAAACTCAAGACTAAATATCATGTAAGATTATACTAGCATTAAATGATCTATGTATGTCCTATGAGACACAAATTGTAACCCTACCAAAGCATGTTTAGCCTTGTTTTGGTTATAAGCTAAGCATCCTATGGTTTGACACAAACAATGGATTTTTATTATGCTTTCACATAATATTCGAAAAAAATGATGTTATTAGTGTTTACAGATGATAATGTAATGGTGTTTATTGTTAAAGATATTTACTTTAGTTTTTTATGAAGAGAAAATTGGAGAGTAGAACAATAGGAAAGAAAGTTATTTGGTAGaagagatgaaaaaaaaaagtgaaagaaAGTTCTACTAACACTAAAAATTGCACTTGAAAGGGTTGCTTATTCGATCTAATTAATACTATTTTGGTcaaaaacaacatccaatctgtCACATTTCATATTTTAGCTAATATATGCTTGATAGGCAATAATAGTCCTATATATATGCTTGATTATACTTAAGTGATACAATGATAAATGGCTAAACATagagaaattaaataatattatatatattataatttttaaatgtatatatttatatataattaagtggggattagattggatcggttgTTTTTTGAGATTAGACAACATTCAATTTGTACAAGtgcagattttaaattttccgTTCTAGTATAATCCACACAAATGTGGATATTTGTATTTTAcagattgaattggattgaatCGTGCGAATTGAATGGAATTAGATACTTTGTGAATAAccctatttattttttaacagcAAAAGTATCCAAGTTACATGTCATAAATTTTGTTGTTAGATGCCGATGTGATAAAATAATTTGCTAAAAGTTGCACTTAAGTACCTACAGTTAGAATGATGCTAAAGAAATATGagtattagtgtaatttttatcACAATTTAATTATGCTTGTCGCATCTATCACAATATcatctcaaaaataaaaatctaatgatAAAGTTAATGTACTTATAGTAATTAGAAGTTGatttaaataatttcttatTAAGCATGAGATTGGTTTGGGCTCTCTTGTGGAAGACCGGTCCAATAATTTCTCATCTCTTGTTTGCTGAtgataactttttcttttcttgaaaCTTCAACCAATTGTTCTCGTTTCGAAGAAATATTTTTGTTGTATGAATATTCTCCAGATTAACTTGTTAATTTACATAAATTTGTGGTCTATTTTTCTTAGTATGCTTACAAATTTTGTGCTTTTTGGCGCATATTCTTGGGATCCCTCTAGTTCTTTGTCATGACAAGTAACTCAATCTTCCTTGTTTTGTGAGTAAAAGTATGAATAATCTCTTTCAATCTATCAAAGATAGAATTTAGAACAAACTCTTAAGTTTAAGCTTTTCTTTTTCGAGGAAGGGAAGTTCTCTTGAAATCTTTATTCAAACCATTTCTACTTATGTAAGAATTTATTCCGCTTGCCAGTGGGAATTGTGAATAAAAAATACATCGCATGCGTGCTAGATTCTAATAGGAGTGGATTGATGATAAGAAAAAGATGCACTGATGTACTTGGTCTATCTATGTTGGCATAAAAATGATGAAGGTATGGATTTTCATGACATGTTCCTATTTAATCAGGTATTACTTACTAAGCAAGTGACTCGTCACCTAGACTCTTTGAttagtttattatatatttgtaatattaAATGGGGataaaaaattttgagtttgtaattttttttttgaataattacaaacaaaaattttgagtttgtaattaatataaacttaggtgccgtttggtaacacttttgtttttcaattttttaatcacaaaatgaaagtaaaatttttgtttttaaaaaatttatttttgaaaaacaaaaatgcgttctgtaacaacttttgtttttcaattttaaaaactataaacaaaagtgtgttctgtaaagttcatttttatttttattttttgattttatttaagttggatcTAGGTCCGAggtcggattcgggttcggATCAGAAGCTGGGTTCAGCGCCAGGGCTGTGGGGAGGAGAtttggtccgggtctggtcgtaatccGAAAGATTGATTACGAAAAAAAacagtttaaaaaaatattgaaagtgattttttttttgtttttaaaattttgatttctaattataaaattgaaaagtaaaaacaattttataaacatgattttgaaaaatattttcacttttccacttttaaaaacagaaaactgattaaaaaagtgttaccaaatgccaccttaataatttgttttagcATCATAAATACTTGTAAATATGTAAATTTCATCTAGTTTGGTGAATActatttttacttgttttagaATCTTGGTTACATGTGTTCTATATTAAGAAGTCTATACTAATAAGCCACTAAGGCTAGCTAAGTGGTGAGGGAGGGATGAGAAAAAGGGAGAGATCATAGGTTAGAACCCAAGACTTTTAAACTATTAAGCTAATATATGATTGTAAGTCTATActaatgaaattagacaaaaattacaatttcaaACTTATGCCAATCAAAACATGATGAGTTTAGCCGATTAGAAGCTCAAAACTTTAATTACTTATCTCTTAAATATCTCTATTGTGGTGAATCCACAATTCACCTCATTCAAGAACACACAACAAAGAACATATCAACATAAACCAGAAATCGAAAATGCAAACCAAAAACCAGCAATGAATTCAAACCAGTAAGAACTTTTAAGCAAACAACAATTAAAGAACTTTAAGCAGATAAAATGGCACCTTTCTTTTACGAGGTTCGAACATAGATCAATGTAATCTATGCCTACATCCTCGGGAAACAATCAGcatacttctttattgattaATCAAGAATGATTACAAGTGATTTGATCACAACAGAGAGGATCAATTACAGAAGGAGTCAAGCTCCTAATCCTCTCAATCACTCAGTCTCaattctctctcactctctgaTTTTGTGTCTCAATTAGTGTCACATAGAATTGTCTTGGTTTAGAGTTTATATAGGTGTAGTACATGAAGAGAGTTCCCTCCTAAACCAACTAACAAAACTAACATTTGACTTGTCCAATCCGAGAGTGCCACATGTCCTGAATTTTAGACTTATGTCTAAAAATACCACAATTATCCACCTTTTTTAGTCATAAGTCTGAAAGTATGCATGCTCAATGTTTCCTGGTACCTCCGAGAGTCTGTCAACTCGGCAGTGTTGTGATGTTGAGCAAGTTTAGACAATGTCTAAACTTTGCTAAAGTCACACACTTGGTCATCACATACGGGGTTGTCATCTGTCTTAACCTTCTTCACTTGCACTTCACCACTTGCAATAATTTCTCTGATGTAGTGGAGTCTGATGTCAATGTGTTTACTTCTTTCATGGAACATTGGATTCTTCATCAAATGAAGAGCACTCTGATTATCACAGTAGACAGTGATATCAGTGGCATTAATCTTCATTTCTTGTACAAATCCTTTCAACCAAACTCGCTTCCTTTATTGCTTCGTGGTCGCCATGTACTCGGCCTTCAGTTGTAGATAGTGCAACCACCTTTTGTAGATTAGATTTCCAACAAACACATCCACCTGCGTAAAACAAGAACCGGTGCCGAGGCTTACGGTGTACATGCTTCTGCATAGTCGAATCGACATAGCCGATGACATTACGGGGAGAAATGTTGTCTTTGTGAAATTTTAAACCAATGTCCAAGGTTCCTCGACATATGCGAGAGTCCATTTGATCGGCAGCCCGGTGTTCGGTGCCGGGATTGGCAATGAACCTACTTACAACACTCATTGCATAGGCCAAATCTGAGGTCTTGTGCATACCATAGAATACATAAGACTCCCAACACATGATGCATATGGTATGTTATCCATGAATCTTTTGTCTACTTCAGTTTTAGGTGATTGAGCTTGTGTAAGTTTGAAATGAGGAGCAATGGGAGATGTTACCTGTTTAGCCTTGTCCATGTTGAACTTGTCTAGAACCTTTTGAAGATAACTTTTCTAAGATAGCATGATATATTCTGGTCTCTTTCTGATAATGTCAATTCCCAGTATCTTGTTTGCCCTCCCtagatctttcatatcgaattcaCTACTCAGTTTCATCTTGATTTTGTCAACTTCACTCCTTAGTTTACCTATGATCAAGATATCATCTACATAGAGAAGTAGATAAACTTGATCATTGTAGTAAACACAGGGATCGTATTTGCTTTTGTTGAAACCAATTCGAATCATGAACTCATCAAATCTTAAGTTCCATTGTCTTGGAGCTTGCTTGAGGCCGTATAGGGATTTCTTGAGTAGACACACTTTGTCTTCTGAGTTTTCAACTTCAGCCCTTCGGAATGGCCATGTAAATTTCTTCATCTAGCATACCATGCAAAAATGCGATCTTCGACATCCATCGATCCACCTCATAATCGAATTTAAACAGAGCCATCATGATTCTTATTGATGTTTGTTTGACAACGGGGGAGAAGATATCATTGTAATCTATACCTTCTTTTTGATTGAATCCCTTTGTACAAGCCTTGCCTTGTATCCGACCTTGCGAGTTCCATTGTCACTTTCTTTTCTGCGAAAATCCACTTGCACCTATGATTCTCTCGTCCTTTAGGTCTTTTCACCACTATCCATGTCTTGTTCTTGATCAATGAGTTCATCTCTTCATTAACAGCCATTAACCATTTTTCTCTAGCCTTACCCCGAATTGCTTCGGTGTAATCGAGAGGTTCGTAGTTTTCAATCTCTTCGTTAAAGGCAAAGGCAAAAGCAAGGTACATTCGAAGCGGAAGTAATGCGCATAACCAAATCTATCTGGGGCTTTTGCTTCCCTTCTTTCTCTGTCCCTTGCAAGTTGGTAATCACTTAGATTTTCTTGATTTACATTGTCATCATCAGATTCAACTCGAGCTTCCCCAGTTTCTGTCAGTGGTGCATCTGGTGTATCACAGTTTTGACTTGGTTCATCTTGATCCACCTGAACTTGTACCCTTCTATTCAAAATCGAATTCTGTCCAGGTCTCATAGCCATTTCATTCTCTTTGAACACTACATCTCTACTAATAATGCACTTCTTATAACCATCTTCCAAACACCAGAGCTTGTATCCTTTCACACCATCTGGATAGCCTAGGAATAAACATTTCAAggccctaggttcaagtttgtcTTGTCTAACATGAGCATAGGCAAGACAACCAAAAACCTTTAAGTGATCATAATTTGGTTTGTTTCCAGTCCATATCTCTTGAGGTGTTTTGAAATTCAATGCAACAGAGGGACATCTGTTGATTAAATAGCATGCAGTCTTCACTGCCTCACCCCAAAAATGTTTCTGCAATCCTGCACCCTTCAGCATACACCTAACCCTTTCTAGAATGGTTCTGTTCATTCTCTCAGCCAAGCCATTCTGTTGAGGTGTCTTAATCACTGATTTGTGTCTCTTGATTCCAGTTTTGGCACAATAATCCTTGAATTCATCTGAGCAGTATTCCAGTCCATTGTCTGTCCTCAAAACCTTTAGTTTTCTACCTGTTTGGTTTTCCATGAGCTTTCTCCAATTGCTGAAAGTTTCCAAAGCTTGACTCTTGTTTCTCAACATGAAAACCCAAACCTTCCTACTGAAATCATCAATAATGCTCATGAAGTAATTGGCACCTCCAAGGGATTGTGTTCTTGATGGCCCCCACAGATCTGAATGCACATAGTTGAGTGGTTCCTTGGTGATATGTATGCCAGTAGGGAACTTGACCCTGCAACTCTTTCCTAAAACACACTCTTCACAGAACTCCAATTTCCCATTCAACTTATCCCTTAACAGACCTTGTTTGTCTAGTTCAATTAGACCTCTTTCACTCACATGCCCTAATCTCAAATGCCACATTCTAGTTTTGTCCCCAGTACTGTCATTAACAGCAGCATTTGCTGTTCCCAACACTGCCTTCCCATTAAGAACATAGATACCATTTCTGATATCACCTTTCATGACTACAAGTGAGCCTTTTATTACTCTTAAAGACTCATCAATCTTAATAGAACATCCACTAGCAGCTAATTCTCCAATAGACAGTAAGTTTCTCTTAAGTTCAGGGACATACCTGACATTTTTGACTGTCCTCTTGATGCCATCATGCATGGTAAACAACACAGATCCAATTCCTTTGATACGACGGGCTTTGTTGTTTCCCAGGAGTACATTTCCACCTTGTATCTCCTTGAATTCACGAACGATTTCGTGAGGTGTCATGTGAAATGAGCACCCGTAATCTAATATCCATTCTCCGCTGATTCCTTGCGACACTACCAATACATCCGCCGATTCGTATCCATCCTCTCGCAACATTAGTTTCACCTCTCTCTTTACTTTTACCTCTAGAATTCTTTGCTTTCAATGCTTTCTACATTCATCTCGAAAGTGTCCTTCTTTACTTGATAATGAGAATTTCCCAGGTCTTGAATTTGGATTTGTTCTTGGATTGGCTAACCGCCTAAACTTATTCTTGAATTCTCTCTGTCGGGTCTTCCTCTTCCGATGTACAGACTATCACCATTCGAATCTCCCCTGTCATCAGTTTTCTTTTGAATTTCCTTTGAGTTGAGTGCAGCCTTTACCTCTGACATTGTCAATGTATCTTTTCCATAAAGAATGGTGTCTACGAAATGCTCATAGGTTTTAGGTAGAGAACTCAGCAAAATAATTGCTTGATCCTCTTCCTCGATCTTGACACCTATGTTGTTCAAATCAAGAACTATTCTATTGAATTCATCAAGGTGACATCTCAGTTCTTTGCTTTCATCCATTCTCATTGCATAGAGCTTTTTCTTTAGATACAGTTTGTTGGCTAGGGATTTCTTCAAGTAGATGGAAGCAAGTTTAATCCACAGACCAGGAAAGAGCGTAGTTTCATCTGATACTTCTCTCAGGACCTCATCTCCAAGACTTAGTAAAATGGCACTGTGAGCTTTTGATTCTGTGTCTCTTTTGATCTTTACATCTGTTAGTTCTTCAAGTTGATTAGGTTCGATAGCTTCTGAGATTCCCTGATGAACAAGCAAAGCTTTCATCTTGATTCTCCATAAGCTGAAGTCGTTTGTCCCTGTGAACTTGTCAACTTCGAATCTTGCTGATGACATTTTCAGGTTGTGTTCTTTGAGTCTTGAACCGATTCTTGAATGTCAATTCTTTCCTTaaccttgctctgataccatttgtggtGAATCCACAATTCACCTCATTCAAGAACACACAACAAAGAACATATCAACATAAACCAGAAAACGAAAATGCAATCCAAAAACCAGCAATGAATTCAAACCAGTAAGAACTTTTAAGCAAACAACAATTAAAGAACTTTAAACAGATAAAAATGGCACCTTTCTCTTACGAGGTTCGAACATAGATCAATGTAATCTATGCCTACATCCTCGGGAAACAATCAGcatacttctttattgattaATCAAGAATGATTACAAGTGATTTGATCACGCAGAGTAGATCGATTA from Cannabis sativa cultivar Pink pepper isolate KNU-18-1 chromosome 4, ASM2916894v1, whole genome shotgun sequence carries:
- the LOC115712948 gene encoding ribosomal RNA-processing protein 14-C — protein: MKKKKVKTGGESTTVVDLKSLIHQHSLFFDKLVELIPAKFYLPTDDKDKPWYQGLSKAQKASAKKEARENIKKARRNRLDPDKSSATTLDLLKESLEKEKKDVESDDEVKAETKPVLSGLDDDNRSVTYEELRQRLRRRIEEFESTRSNGGSEPRITKRYERNERRSIEYKKRKREGEFGDKAAKPDVSKKKVEEDVEEASKVLSFGHVKLSNDEEHEKKKRRVSKARELERAKKLEEAKNDPEKGEIISKKHSWDAATSRAAGKKVHDDPKLLKQSLNKDKKRQQKNAEKWKERIQTTEKLKSERQQKRSQNIEQKKQDKKMRRIAKREKKLMRPGFEGRKEGFINDKST